A section of the Carya illinoinensis cultivar Pawnee chromosome 12, C.illinoinensisPawnee_v1, whole genome shotgun sequence genome encodes:
- the LOC122289032 gene encoding putative pentatricopeptide repeat-containing protein At1g64310, which translates to MVFQHHFLLLELSKIYQSLSRTKQLHAFIIKTHLAHDPFYATRIVRFYSINNDVGSARILFDKTPHRSVFLWNSIIRAYARAHNFGEAFSFFNMMLKTETKPDSFSYACIIRACSENFDSDGLRLVHGGAIVSGLGLDSICGSAFVMAYSKLGLVDEASRVFHGLIEPDLVMWNSLISGYGHCGYWDKGLEMFGRMRSEGKQPDGYTLVGLLSGLECSSLLRIGEGIHGFCLKTGFDSNAHVGSVLVSMYSRCKCMNSAHRVFYTLFQPDLVTWSALISGYSRSGDYEKALFFFRKLNVEGKKADPVLTASVLAAATQSADVRPGCEIHGYVLRHGFDSDVRVSSSLIDMYSKCGFLGLGIRVFEVMPRRNIVSYNAVISGLSLHGLASRAFKMFEEVLEKGLVPDESTFSALLCACCHGGLVKDGREIFKQMKYIFGIQARTEHYVYMVKLLGMAGELEEAYNLILSLPEPVDCGIWGALLSCCDACGNSELAEIVAQQLFEDNPEKNAYRVMLSNIYAGDGRWDDVQKLRNDRTGELRKMPGVSWIGGRGH; encoded by the coding sequence ATGGTCTTTCAGCACCATTTTCTTCTCCTAGAACTCTCCAAGATTTACCAATCCCTTTCAAGAACCAAACAACTGCATGCTTTTATCATAAAGACCCACCTTGCCCACGACCCGTTTTATGCAACTAGAATCGTGAGGTTCTATTCTATCAATAACGACGTCGGCTCTGCTCGTATACTGTTCGACAAAACTCCCCATAGGAGTGTTTTTCTCTGGAACTCAATAATTCGTGCTTATGCCAGGGCCCACAACTTTGGTGAAGCGTTCTCTTTCTTTAACATGATGCTTAAAACTGAAACTAAACCTGATAGTTTTTCTTATGCTTGTATTATACGCGCGTGCTCTGAGAACTTCGATTCAGATGGATTGAGACTTGTTCACGGTGGAGCAATAGTTTCTGGGTTAGGATTGGATTCCATTTGTGGAAGTGCATTTGTGATGGCTTATTCGAAACTGGGTCTTGTTGATGAAGCCAGTAGGGTTTTTCATGGGCTAATTGAGCCGGATTTGGTAATGTGGAATTCACTTATTTCTGGTTATGGGCATTGTGGATATTGGGATAAAGGGCTAGAGATGTTTGGTAGAATGAGAAGTGAGGGGAAGCAGCCAGATGGATATACGCTAGTTGGCTTGCTCTCAGGTTTAGAATGTTCCAGTTTACTGAGGATTGGCGAAGGAATACATGGCTTTTGTTTGAAAACTGGTTTTGATTCTAATGCTCATGTTGGTAGTGTGCTTGTGAGTATGTACTCGAGATGTAAGTGCATGAACTCCGCGCATAGAGTTTTCTATACCTTATTCCAGCCCGATTTAGTTACATGGTCTGCTTTGATAAGTGGATATTCTCGATCTGGTGATTATGAGAAGGCATTGTTTTTCTTCAGGAAACTGAATGTGGAAGGTAAGAAGGCAGATCCCGTTTTGACTGCCAGTGTACTGGCAGCTGCCACTCAATCGGCAGATGTAAGGCCTGGTTGTGAGATACACGGTTATGTACTTAGACATGGATTTGATTCGGATGTAAGGGTCTCCTCTTCTCTCATAGACATGTATTCCAAGTGTGGTTTTCTGGGCTTGGGGATTCGTGTCTTTGAGGTTATGCCAAGAAGGAATATAGTTTCTTATAATGCAGTAATTTCAGGGCTCAGTTTGCACGGACTTGCCTCCCGGGCCTTCAAAATGTTTGAAGAGGTACTGGAAAAAGGATTAGTACCTGATGAGTCTACTTTCTCTGCTCTCCTTTGTGCTTGCTGCCATGGTGGCCTTGTCAAAGATGGCCGAGAAATTTTCAagcaaatgaaatatatatttgggATTCAAGCTAGAACTGAGCATTATGTTTACATGGTAAAACTCCTTGGGATGGCTGGTGAATTGGAAGAGGCTTATAATCTTATCCTGTCATTGCCAGAACCAGTGGATTGTGGCATCTGGGGAGCCCTTTTGTCATGCTGCGATGCTTGTGGAAATTCTGAGCTGGCAGAAATTGTAGCTCAGCAGCTTTTTGAAGATAATCCTGAGAAAAATGCTTACAGAGTGATGCTTTCAAACATATATGCTGGTGATGGGAGGTGGGATGATGTGCAGAAGCTTAGGAATGATAGGACAGGAGAGCTGAGGAAAATGCCTGGGGTTAGCTGGATTGGAGGCAGAGGTCATTAA
- the LOC122290207 gene encoding histone deacetylase 6 yields MGDSREGASLPAAAASDATKRRVSYFYEPCIGDYYYGQGHPMKPHRIRMAHNLIVHYALHRRMEISRPFPAGPADIRRFHSEEYVDFLASVSPDTLSENAFSRHTKRFNVGEDCPVFDGLFGFCQSSAGGSIGAAVKLNRGDSDIAINWAGGLHHAKKSEASGFCYVNDIVLGILELLKVHRRVLYVDIDVHHGDGVEEAFYATDRVMTVSFHKFGDFFPGTGHIKDTGWGPGKNYALNVPLNDGLDDESFRGLFRPIIHKVMEVYQPDAVVLQCGADSLSGDRLGCFNLSVKGHADCLRFLRSFNVPLMVLGGGGYTIRNVARCWCYETAVAVGVEPDNKLPYNEYYEYFGPDYTLHVEPCNMENLNLPKDMEKIRIMLLEQLSKIPHVPSVPFQTTPPTSQVPEEAEEDMDRRPKRRIWNGEDYDSDPDEDVKPRHIEPNSEMRNVVDEMDEDKSNEHPTS; encoded by the exons ATGGGTGATAGCAGAGAAGGCGCCTCGCTCCCGGCCGCAGCGGCATCGGACGCCACGAAGCGGCGAGTGAGCTACTTCTACGAACCCTGCATCGGGGACTACTACTACGGTCAGGGCCACCCGATGAAGCCACACAGGATCCGCATGGCCCACAACCTCATCGTTCACTACGCCCTCCACCGTCGCATGGAGATCAGCCGCCCCTTTCCCGCTGGTCCCGCAGACATCCGCCGCTTTCACTCCGAGGAGTACGTGGACTTCCTCGCCTCCGTCTCCCCCGACACCCTCTCAGAGAACGCTTTCTCCCGCCACACTAAGCGCTTCAACGTCGGTGAGGACTGCCCAGTCTTCGATGGCCTATTTGGCTTCTGCCAATCCTCCGCCGGTGGCTCCATCGGCGCCGCCGTCAAGCTCAACCGCGGCGACTCCGATATCGCTATTAATTGGGCGGGTGGTCTTCACCATGCCAAGAAGTCCGAGGCCTCCGGCTTCTGCTACGTCAATGATATTGTGCTCGGTATTCTTGAGCTGCTCAAAGTTCATAGg CGTGTACTTTATGTCGATATAGATGTCCACCATGGAGATGGAGTTGAGGAGGCATTTTATGCCACGGACAGAGTCATGACCGTGTCGTTCCATAAATTTGGAGATTTCTTTCCGGGAACTGGGCACATTAAGGATACAGGATGGGGGCCTGGGAAGAATTATGCTCTGAATGTCCCATTAAATGATGGATTGGATGATGAGAGTTTCCGTGGTCTGTTTAGGCCCATTATTCACAAAGTCATGGAGGTTTATCAGCCAGATGCGGTTGTTCTTCAATGTGGAGCGGATTCACTGTCTGGTGACAGGTTGGGTTGCTTCAACTTGTCTGTTAAGGGCCATGCAGATTGCCTCCGTTTTCTTAGATCTTTCAATGTGCCTTTAATGGTCTTGGGTGGGGGAGGGTATACAATCCGCAATGTTGCCCGTTGCTGGTGCTACGAG ACGGCGGTTGCAGTTGGAGTGGAGCCTGATAATAAATTGCCTTACAAtgaatattatgaatattttgGTCCAGATTATACTCTTCATGTAGAACCATGCAACATGGAGAATTTAAACTTGCCCAAAGACATGGAGAAAATTAG GATTATGCTGCTAGAGCAACTTTCCAAAATACCGCATGTACCTAGTGTACCTTTTCAGACGACACCACCCACGTCACAAGTTCCTGAAGAG GCGGAAGAGGACATGGACCGAAGGCCAAAACGTCGCATATGGAATGGTGAGGACTATGATTCTGACCCTGATGAAGATGTGAAGCCTCGACATATTGAGCCAAATTCTGAGATGAG AAACGTAGTTGATGAAATGGATGAAGATAAAAGCAATGAGCATCCAACGTCTTGA
- the LOC122289119 gene encoding transcription factor MYB86-like: MGRHSFGLKQKLRKGLWSPEEDEKLFNYITRFGVGCWSSVPKLAGLQRCGKSCRLRWINYLRPDLKRGMFSHQEEDLIISLHEVLGNRWAQIAVQLPGRTDNEIKNFWNSSLKKKLMKQGIDPTTHKPLSEVEPKEERKIAEMASLYIPESQDLQTISTLVSQGPAFLVEDSNCYDGEITEASGEHLMYKPAIDPLTYFPFQEGVNSNGYDSSFLLQHQPTMIRAPIDQTHLETNSNYGFTSMPSLANSDHGNFSGTQFSDNSGSRMSSFFLDEVKESSSNSSNMSSYAGFQMNSSTTVENVAFSWDYADKKMDYCSFPFQVNEIKTEELKPSSWQEGQLHHVHSSDHDLNTYSLTSLSEILTAANFDAFNQI, translated from the exons ATGGGACGTCATTCGTTCGGTTTAAAGCAGAAATTAAGGAAAGGCTTGTGGTCTcctgaagaagatgagaaactGTTCAATTACATAACAAGATTTGGTGTTGGCTGCTGGAGTTCAGTTCCTAAACTAGCTg GATTGCAGAGGTGTGGAAAGAGTTGCAGACTGAGATGGATAAACTACTTAAGACCTGATTTAAAGAGAGGAATGTTCTCACACCAGGAAGAGGATCTTATTATCAGTCTTCATGAAGTTCTTggcaacag GTGGGCTCAAATTGCTGTACAATTACCAGGAAGAACTGACAATGAGATAAAGAATTTCTGGAATTCAAGTTTGAAGAAGAAACTGATGAAGCAAGGGATTGATCCAACAACCCACAAACCATTAAGCGAAGTTGAgccaaaagaagagagaaaaattgcAGAAATGGCATCTTTGTACATACCAGAGTCTCAAGACCTGCAAACTATATCAACCTTAGTTTCACAGGGTCCAGCATTTTTAGTTGAAGACTCAAATTGCTATGATGGTGAAATTACAGAAGCGTCAGGAGAACATCTAATGTACAAGCCCGCCATTGATCCACTCACCTATTTTCCGTTCCAGGAAGGTGTCAATTCAAATGGGTATGATTCAAGTTTCCTACTTCAGCATCAACCAACTATGATCAGAGCCCCTATTGACCAAACCCATTTGGAGACAAATTCCAACTATGGATTCACTTCAATGCCAAGTCTGGCCAATTCTGATCACGGAAACTTTTCCGGGACACAGTTTTCTGATAACTCGGGTTCGAGAATGAGTTCCTTTTTCTTAGATGAGGTGAAGGAAAGTTCAAGCAACAGCTCAAACATGAGCAGCTACGCTGGCTTCCAGATGAACAGTAGTACTACGGTCGAAAATGTAGCGTTTTCATGGGATTACGCCGACAAGAAGATGGACTACTGTTCGTTTCCCTTTCAGGTCAACGAGATAAAAACCGAGGAACTGAAGCCAAGTTCCTGGCAAGAAGGTCAGCTTCATCATGTTCATAGTTCAGATCATGATCTCAATACCTATTCCTTAACGTCGTTATCAGAAATTCTAACAGCAGCAAATTTTGATGCCTTTAATCAGATATGA